In Arthrobacter sp. MN05-02, one genomic interval encodes:
- a CDS encoding amino acid permease — protein MMSNSSGVPGTQSILRRKPIDNVEDETGRTGLFKSLGLWQLTAIGVGGIIGVGIFTLAGLVANGGEDGSPVGPAVLISFLIAGLASAAAALSYAEFAGMIPRAGSAYTYGYVALGEIIGWFIGWDLLLEYIAIVAVVAIGISGYFTEFMSGIGVTVPTWMQGTPDTIEGGVVNVPAIVVCLLITFILSRGTKTFGRFELIAVGLKILLILGIVGLGFFYVNAENYSPFLPSGFGAVFTGAATVFFAVFGYDAMSTAAEEATDGKKHMPKAILLSLLIAMVLYVLATLVLTGMQNYQDISPTAGFASAFQSVGLPVVATIISAFAVISILTVMLTFLLGVTRVWFSMSRDGLLPAWFSTTDRNGTPQRVTWIAGVAAALLAGVFPIRAVADLTNIGILAAFIVVCIAVIVLRRTRPEVPRTFRLPLMPIVPAFGVLASLFLILQLHWETWLRFGVWLLIGLAVYFFYGRKHSLMNPDSPRHALLRRDA, from the coding sequence ATGATGTCGAACAGCTCAGGCGTACCGGGCACGCAGTCGATCCTGCGGCGCAAACCCATCGACAACGTCGAGGACGAGACGGGCCGCACCGGCCTCTTCAAGAGCCTCGGCCTGTGGCAGCTGACGGCCATCGGCGTCGGCGGCATCATCGGCGTGGGCATCTTCACGCTGGCAGGACTCGTCGCCAACGGCGGGGAGGACGGCTCCCCGGTGGGCCCGGCCGTCCTGATCTCGTTCCTCATCGCAGGACTGGCCAGCGCGGCGGCGGCGCTGTCCTACGCCGAATTCGCCGGCATGATCCCCAGGGCCGGTTCCGCCTACACCTACGGGTACGTCGCACTCGGTGAGATCATCGGCTGGTTCATCGGCTGGGACCTCCTCCTGGAGTACATCGCGATCGTGGCCGTGGTCGCCATCGGCATCTCCGGCTACTTCACCGAATTCATGTCCGGGATCGGGGTCACCGTGCCCACCTGGATGCAGGGGACGCCGGACACCATCGAGGGCGGCGTGGTCAACGTGCCCGCGATCGTTGTGTGCCTGCTCATCACGTTCATCCTGAGCCGCGGCACCAAGACGTTCGGCCGGTTCGAGCTCATCGCCGTCGGGCTCAAGATCCTGCTCATCCTCGGCATCGTGGGCCTCGGTTTCTTCTACGTGAATGCCGAGAACTACTCGCCGTTCCTGCCCTCCGGCTTCGGCGCGGTCTTCACCGGAGCCGCCACCGTCTTCTTCGCGGTCTTCGGCTACGACGCCATGAGTACCGCGGCGGAGGAGGCCACCGACGGCAAGAAGCACATGCCGAAGGCCATCCTGCTGTCGCTACTGATCGCCATGGTGCTGTACGTCCTCGCGACCCTCGTGCTGACCGGCATGCAGAACTACCAGGACATCAGCCCGACGGCGGGCTTCGCCTCCGCCTTCCAGTCCGTGGGCCTGCCGGTCGTCGCGACGATCATCTCGGCCTTCGCCGTGATCTCCATCCTCACCGTCATGCTCACGTTCCTGCTCGGCGTCACCCGCGTGTGGTTCTCGATGAGCCGCGACGGCCTCCTCCCCGCCTGGTTCTCGACGACGGACCGCAACGGCACGCCGCAGCGCGTCACCTGGATCGCCGGCGTCGCCGCGGCGCTCCTCGCCGGGGTCTTCCCCATCCGCGCCGTCGCCGACCTCACCAACATCGGCATCCTCGCCGCGTTCATCGTGGTCTGCATCGCCGTGATCGTGCTGCGCCGCACGCGCCCCGAGGTACCCCGCACCTTCCGGTTGCCGCTGATGCCGATCGTGCCCGCCTTCGGCGTCCTCGCGTCGCTGTTCCTGATCCTGCAGCTCCACTGGGAGACCTGGCTGCGCTTCGGCGTGTGGCTCCTGATCGGCCTGGCCGTCTACTTCTTCTACGGCCGGAAGCATTCGCTCATGAATCCGGACAGTCCCCGCCACGCCCTCCTCAGGCGCGACGCGTAG
- a CDS encoding TetR family transcriptional regulator, whose amino-acid sequence MARPPELPDPGAAVVRPLRRDAQRNREVVLAAARRMFAEHGAECAFEHIAREAGVGVGTVYRRFPDRRTLIEAILEQRVADVGAVGAAALATADPWAAARLFVGSTARMQLEDRGLRELLQDSGFVSAGLAMLRERIAPVAAELARRLRDDGDARQDVTGQDLLVLIRMLGSLTPEPAADLPADLPTGPAPGVERYLDLVLDALRPPGRIRQKE is encoded by the coding sequence GTGGCACGTCCGCCTGAACTGCCGGACCCGGGTGCCGCCGTCGTGCGGCCCCTCCGGCGGGACGCGCAACGCAACCGCGAGGTGGTCCTCGCGGCGGCGCGACGGATGTTCGCCGAGCACGGGGCCGAGTGCGCATTCGAGCACATCGCCCGGGAAGCCGGGGTGGGAGTGGGCACGGTCTACCGCCGCTTCCCGGACCGCCGGACGCTCATCGAGGCGATTCTCGAACAGCGCGTGGCCGACGTCGGTGCAGTCGGTGCGGCTGCCCTCGCCACAGCCGATCCATGGGCGGCCGCACGGCTGTTCGTCGGGTCCACCGCACGCATGCAGCTCGAGGACCGGGGTCTGCGGGAACTGCTGCAGGACTCCGGCTTCGTGTCCGCGGGCCTCGCCATGCTCCGCGAGCGCATCGCGCCCGTCGCGGCGGAGCTGGCCCGACGGCTCCGGGACGACGGCGACGCACGGCAGGACGTCACCGGGCAGGACCTGCTGGTCCTGATCCGCATGCTCGGCTCCCTCACCCCGGAACCGGCCGCCGATCTGCCCGCCGATCTGCCGACCGGCCCAGCTCCCGGCGTCGAGCGGTACCTCGATCTCGTCCTCGACGCCCTTCGCCCGCCGGGACGAATACGTCAGAAGGAGTGA
- the pdxH gene encoding pyridoxamine 5'-phosphate oxidase, which yields MTDPGRIRDVIRGVPVFPDVMPPFDPSAAPPSPVDLFVEWLERAVHDGVAAPHAVTLSTVGEDGAPDARVVIVKDVTAAGWQVASSSDSPKGRQLAAHPAAALTFFWPAAGRQVRIRGSVSVGSTEENDADFQRRHPVARALVLAGSQSAVMGDRGELDAAVEEQVRKIDAAGGLASTTWTVYTVAADAVEFWQADQERRHTRLLYTRFGEGWRRSVLWP from the coding sequence ATGACCGACCCCGGAAGGATCCGCGACGTGATCCGCGGCGTACCCGTGTTCCCCGATGTGATGCCGCCCTTCGACCCCTCGGCAGCGCCCCCCTCGCCCGTGGATCTCTTCGTGGAGTGGCTGGAGCGTGCGGTGCACGACGGCGTCGCCGCACCGCACGCGGTCACCCTGTCGACGGTCGGGGAGGACGGCGCGCCCGATGCCCGCGTGGTGATCGTGAAGGACGTGACGGCTGCCGGCTGGCAGGTCGCGTCCAGCAGTGACAGCCCCAAGGGGCGGCAGCTGGCGGCGCATCCCGCTGCGGCGCTGACCTTCTTCTGGCCCGCGGCCGGCCGGCAGGTGAGGATCCGCGGTTCCGTCTCCGTCGGCAGCACGGAGGAGAACGACGCCGACTTCCAGCGCCGCCACCCGGTGGCGCGTGCACTCGTCCTCGCGGGGAGCCAGAGCGCGGTGATGGGCGACCGCGGGGAGCTGGATGCTGCGGTGGAGGAACAGGTGCGGAAGATCGACGCCGCCGGTGGCCTGGCCTCGACGACCTGGACCGTCTACACGGTCGCCGCCGACGCGGTCGAGTTCTGGCAGGCCGACCAGGAGCGCCGGCACACGCGGCTGCTCTACACCCGCTTCGGGGAGGGCTGGCGCAGGAGCGTGCTCTGGCCGTAG